In a genomic window of Malaclemys terrapin pileata isolate rMalTer1 chromosome 17, rMalTer1.hap1, whole genome shotgun sequence:
- the TUBB4B gene encoding tubulin beta-4B chain: MREIVHLQAGQCGNQIGAKFWEVISDEHGIDPTGTYHGDSDLQLERINVYYNEATGGKYVPRAVLVDLEPGTMDSVRSGPFGQIFRPDNFVFGQSGAGNNWAKGHYTEGAELVDSVLDVVRKEAESCDCLQGFQLTHSLGGGTGSGMGTLLISKIREEYPDRIMNTFSVVPSPKVSDTVVEPYNATLSVHQLVENTDETYCIDNEALYDICFRTLKLTTPTYGDLNHLVSATMSGVTTCLRFPGQLNADLRKLAVNMVPFPRLHFFMPGFAPLTSRGSQQYRALTVPELTQQMFDAKNMMAACDPRHGRYLTVAAVFRGRMSMKEVDEQMLNVQNKNSSYFVEWIPNNVKTAVCDIPPRGLKMSATFIGNSTAIQELFKRISEQFTAMFRRKAFLHWYTGEGMDEMEFTEAESNMNDLVSEYQQYQDATAEEEGEFEEEAEEEAA, encoded by the exons ATGAGGGAGATCGTGCAcctgcaggctgggcagtgcgggAACCAGATCGGGGCCAAG TTCTGGGAGGTGATCAGTGACGAACACGGCATCGACCCCACCGGCACCTACCACGGCGACAGCGACCTGCAGCTGGAGCGCATCAATGTCTACTACAACGAGGCCACAG GGGGCAAGTACGTGCCGCGCGCCGTGCTGGTGGATCTGGAGCCGGGCACGATGGACTCGGTGCGCTCCGGGCCTTTCGGGCAGATCTTCCGGCCCGACAACTTCGTCTTCG GTCAGAGTGGAGCAGGAAACAACTGGGCAAAGGGCCACTACACAGAAGGTGCGGAATTGGTTGACTCTGTATTAGATGTTGTAAGGAAAGAAGCAGAAAGCTGTGATTGTCTTCAGGGCTTTCAGCTTACCCACTCTCTTGGTGGTGGCACTGGCTCTGGCATGGGCACCCTCTTAATCAGCAAGATTCGCGAAGAGTATCCTGACAGGATCATGAACACTTTCAGTGTTGTACCATCTCCTAAAGTATCGGACACTGTAGTGGAGCCCTACAATGCCACTCTTTCTGTACACCAACTTGTAGAGAACACAGATGAAACCTATTGTATTGATAATGAAGCACTCTATGACATCTGTTTCAGAACCCTGAAGTTAACTACTCCAACATATGGTGATCTGAACCATTTGGTGTCAGCAACCATGAGTGGAGTTACCACCTGCTTGCGTTTTCCAGGTCAGCTTAATGCTGACTTGCGTAAACTAGCAGTTAACATGGTTCCTTTCCCCCGTTTGCACTTTTTTATGCCTGGCTTTGCTCCACTCACCAGCCGTGGGAGCCAACAATATCGTGCTTTAACTGTACCAGAGCTCACACAGCAGATGTTTGATGCAAAGAACATGATGGCTGCCTGTGACCCACGTCATGGCCGCTATCTCACTGTAGCTGCTGTTTTTAGAGGCCGCATGTCAATGAAAGAGGTGGATGAACAAATGCTTAATGTACAAAACAAGAACAGCAGCTATTTTGTTGAATGGATTCCCAATAATGTTAAAACTGCTGTCTGTGATATCCCACCCCGGGGTCTGAAAATGTCCGCTACATTCATTGGTAACAGTACAGCTATCCAGGAGTTATTTAAGCGCATTTCTGAGCAATTCACTGCTATGTTTCGCCGAAAGGCTTTCTTGCATTGGTACACGGGAGAGGGCATGGATGAGATGGAGTTCACTGAAGCCGAGAGCAATATGAATGACCTGGTCTCAGAGTATCAGCAGTACCAGGATGCCAcagctgaggaggagggggagtttgAGGAGGAAGCTGAGGAAGAGGCAGCATAA